DNA from Oncorhynchus masou masou isolate Uvic2021 chromosome 5, UVic_Omas_1.1, whole genome shotgun sequence:
TTGAACTGATATTATATACCTACCATATGTGTAGGAAGCTGAGGATGGCGAAGAGCAGTGCAGTGATGATGGATATAGGGACGGCCAGCAAGACAGTTACTATCCGGTAGATCCAGACCCTGGTGACCTCGAACAGGGCATTACTCCAGATCCACACTCTGTCTCCGCTACGCACTGACACCGGCTCCGCTATCACATCCTCAAAGGTCACCTAAAGGCAGAGTCATAGTCTCAGGGTGGACGTTCCCACAGTTTCCTTTCAAACTACTGCACATTTCCGCCACTCAAAGAAATATGGATAAGTGCAGTCAATAACATGTCCACAAGAGGGCAGTACAAGCATAGAAAACCAACTGTGAGAAACCACAGACTGTATTATTGTAGAACTATAAAATGTTTCAGATCTGTTTGCTAGTTTTAGTAATTAGGTTTGACTAATTGGGTTAAGACAGATTATATGCTTGACCCCACATCACCTAATATTACTATTGTGACAGAATTACTCCTTTCAGATGACAATCCAGAAATCACAAAGAACTCATTCATGAAGTCATGCAAATTAACACAACAAATGCGGTCTTGTCAGCACTTAGCGCCTGCGTTGATGCATTGATGCATGTTTGTGTGAAATACCTTCAGACAGTCGTTGACTCCTCTAGGGTCTCTTTCTTTCAGCAGGGGCTTGGTGTCACTAACGTCAACTAACGGGGACACAGCCTCCTCTTCATCCATTCCATCCCCCAGTTCAGCCTTCCATAGCAGCTGAGGCTCCTCACGGTCATCATCCAGGTCTTCGGCAAGGTCTTCATCATCAGAGTCTCCTAGGTCAATCTCTGTCCCCACTGGATCTGCTTCCCTCATCATGGTGCCCATTCAAAAGAACAAACAAAACGTTTTTCGAATTGATTTGAACTGAAGAAAAAAAGTATTCAAACATGAGAGAGCAACAGGACTCACAAGCCCAGGGCCAGAAATAGACTCGCTCCACCCACAAAAATACctacacactcccacacactgtCAAACCGTGACACTCTAAGGCAGAGGGTGACCAAACAGGCTGTTTACACGGGCGTGGTCAGCAGCAAGTGGGTTATATTGGGAAAGTGAGACTGGCCTGGTTGGAATTTTCAAAGGGGCTCTGGTGTGTAGATCACTTCCCCATACCCAGGCTCAGgcccagggagaggggagataccCTCCCTGCTGCAGGATATAAATACCTAGAGAGGAAACTATGTTCTGCCTGCTTCTATGATTATAGACGGATCTACTCATCTGATCCAATAGAGACTTTACATTACAGAGGACAATGACAACTCAATAGGGTCCTGGTTTTGACTTGCAAAAATGTATGAACAGAAGTTTTAAAAAAAAGTCACTTTCCACTTGATATGGAAAGGAGAAAGAAGAAACAATTTGCACACGAAACTTTGTAGAGTGAGCCAAAATTGTTATATGAATGTCATAGTGATATGGCAACAGGATCTCACAAACACACTTAGAT
Protein-coding regions in this window:
- the LOC135527135 gene encoding caveolin-2-like, which produces MGTMMREADPVGTEIDLGDSDDEDLAEDLDDDREEPQLLWKAELGDGMDEEEAVSPLVDVSDTKPLLKERDPRGVNDCLKVTFEDVIAEPVSVRSGDRVWIWSNALFEVTRVWIYRIVTVLLAVPISIITALLFAILSFLHIWFFSPCVHYILIITYWLQSLWSIVLDIGVRPFLTSAARCHSGIRLRLTQE